The DNA region GAAATACCGTCTGAAAAAGTCTTAGATATGGTCGCCCATTTGTGGGAAATCTCAGGCATACTCGTAGACGAACATAGATAGGAGGTACTTCTATGGCAATACAATTTACAGGGCTTGCTTCAGGTCTTGATACTCAAAGTATTATAAAAGATTTAATGAAAGTTGAACGAACAAGAGTGGAGACTGTTGAAAAAGATAAGGTCTTAGCTGAGTGGAAAAAAGAAGCTTGGTCATCCATGAATACAAAGCTCTATAGTTTCTATAAGGAAGAACTTTTTTCATTCAAATCAGCAGGTACCTACAGTAAAAAGAAATTAACCAGCTCTAATGAAAACCTAGTTTCTCTTAACACTTCATCAGGGGCAGTAAGAGGGAGTCATAGTATTGAGGTTACAACCATGGCTAAAGGTTCCTTCTTGACTGGAGAGACATTAACAGGAGTTACGTCGACAACCACTGCTGGTGAGATGATGACTTTCGCTGATCCAGACACAAAGAATCTGACCATTAGTTTAGATGGCGGTGTAACAACCCAACAAATTACCATTGAGGCCAGTGACACTATGGCGAACATCACAAGCAAAATCAAAGATTTGGGACTAGACTTGAATGTTAGCTACGACAGCAATTTTAATCGACTTTTTCTTTCATCGACCAACACGGGTTCTGAAATGGAACTACAAGTCGCCGGTGATGAGGAAGTCTTAAACGGTTTAGGTTTTATTTTAGGTAATCGCATAGGCACAGCTGGTAGTGATGCTACATTTAAATATAACGGGACAGATTTGACAAGTTCAACCAATGAAGTAATAGTAAACGGTTTATCTTTCAATATCTTAGGTGAAGGTGGTAGTTCGACTATATCAGTAACCCAAGATACAGAAGCCATATATGATTCTGTTAAATCATTTGTTACAAAATACAACGAGCTTATGTTGGAAATGGATGGAAAAATTAGCGCTGACTCAGCCAGAACATATAAACCATTAACTTCAGAAGAAAAATCTGCTATGAGTGAAGATGATATTAAGTTATGGGAAGAGAAAATTAAAGTATCATTACTTAGAAGAGATGATACACTAACAAGTATTATGAGTGGTATGAGAAACACATTGACTCTGTCTTCTGGTGTAGATACAACAGGGTTTACTTTTAGAAACTTAAGTAGCCTAGGCATCGTTACAGGAAGTTATACTGAAAAAGGTGTCTTACACATAGACGGCGATGAAGACGATGATTTATACAGTATTAAAGAAAATAAGCTAAGAAATGCCATTAATGAAGATCCGGATGCGGTAATGGAACTTATGACAAGTTTGGGCAATAAATTATATAGTGATATGAGCGACAAAATGAAGTCATCTTCACTAAGTAGTGCATTGACT from Petrocella atlantisensis includes:
- the fliD gene encoding flagellar filament capping protein FliD, translating into MAIQFTGLASGLDTQSIIKDLMKVERTRVETVEKDKVLAEWKKEAWSSMNTKLYSFYKEELFSFKSAGTYSKKKLTSSNENLVSLNTSSGAVRGSHSIEVTTMAKGSFLTGETLTGVTSTTTAGEMMTFADPDTKNLTISLDGGVTTQQITIEASDTMANITSKIKDLGLDLNVSYDSNFNRLFLSSTNTGSEMELQVAGDEEVLNGLGFILGNRIGTAGSDATFKYNGTDLTSSTNEVIVNGLSFNILGEGGSSTISVTQDTEAIYDSVKSFVTKYNELMLEMDGKISADSARTYKPLTSEEKSAMSEDDIKLWEEKIKVSLLRRDDTLTSIMSGMRNTLTLSSGVDTTGFTFRNLSSLGIVTGSYTEKGVLHIDGDEDDDLYSIKENKLRNAINEDPDAVMELMTSLGNKLYSDMSDKMKSSSLSSALTFYNDKMMDNQVKSFDTKMSELEVRLASIEERYYKQFTAMEKAMQQANSTGNWLAQQLGGL